The nucleotide sequence TTCAAACGGCGCTAATTTAACCGATGGAATCGATGGTCTTGCAGCAGGAACATCAGCAATTACAGTAGTGGCTTTAGGAATTTTTGCCTTTGTTTCGGGAAATTTCATCTTTGCTAATTACCTCAACATTATGTATATACCCAATTCGGGGGAAATGACGGTTTTCATTGCCGCCTTTGTGGGGGCACTCGTTGGTTTTCTCTGGTACAATGCGTTCCCCGCACAAGTTTTTATGGGCGATACCGGAAGTTTAACCATTGGCGGAATCATCGCTGTTTTGGCAATTGCAGTGCGCAAAGAAATGTTGATTCCCGTTTTGTGCGGTATTTTCTTGGCCGAAAACCTTTCGGTAGTGTTGCAAGTAAGTTATTTTAAATATACCAAAAAAAGATACGGCGAAGGCCGACGCATTTTATTAATGTCGCCCCTTCACCATCATTACCAGAAAAAAGGGTATCACGAAAGTAAAATTGTAACTCGTTTTTGGATTGTAGGAATCTTTTTAGCCATTTTCTGTGTGGTTTCATTAAAATTAAGATAGTATGCGGTTGGTGATTTTAGGTGCAGGAGAAAGCGGTGTTGGAACAGCATTGTTAGGCAAACAAAAGGGATATGAAGTTTTTGTTTCTGATTTTGGATCAATCAGTGAAAAATACCAGCAAATATTGAACAATGAAAAGATTGAATGGGAACAGCAACAGCATACAGAAAGCAAAATTTTAAATGCAGATGTGGTTGTGAAAAGCCCGGGCATTCCGGACAAGGCACCCATCGTAAAAAAATTGCATGAAAAAGGCATTAAGGTCATTTCCGAAATAGAATTTGTATATCCTTTTGCAAAAAACACATCCATAGCAATCACGGGTAGCAATGGCAAAACCACCACCACTCTACTTGCTTATCATTTGTTAAAACAAGAAGGATTGAATGTGGGTTTGGCAGGAAACATCGGCGAAAGTTATGCAAAACAAGTGGCTTTGCATCCCGAGAAAATGTTTGTGTTGGAATTGAGCAGTTTTCAGTTAGACGGAAATATCGATTACAACCCGCACATTGCAGTGATTACAAATATCAGCCCGGATCATTTAGATCGATACGACTATAAATACGAAAATTATATTGCATCAAAATTTCGTATCACAATGAATCAAACCGAAAAAGATTATTTGATTTATGATGCAGACGACGAAGCCATCGATAATTGGTTAAAAAATAATAAAACAAAAGCACAATTGGTTCCTTTTTCGCTTACCAAAAAATTTGAAATAGGTGCCTATTTAGAAGATAACAACATTACAGCAATGATAAACAACGAACAAATAACTGTACCTGCAAACGAAATTGCAATAGAAGGTAAACACAACTTAAAAAATGCTATGGCTGCCACTTTAGTTGCGCAAATGATGCGTGTACGCAAACAAACAATTCGCGAAAGTTTATCTAATTTTCAAAATGCAGAGCATCGTTTAGAAAAAGTTGCAAAAATTAATAAAGTACAATACATCAACGATTCAAAAGCAACCAATGTAAACGCCACATATTTTGCTTTAGAAAGCATGACTGCACCAACCGTTTGGATTGTGGGCGGAGTGGACAAAGGAAATGACTATG is from Paenimyroides aestuarii and encodes:
- the murD gene encoding UDP-N-acetylmuramoyl-L-alanine--D-glutamate ligase, which translates into the protein MRLVILGAGESGVGTALLGKQKGYEVFVSDFGSISEKYQQILNNEKIEWEQQQHTESKILNADVVVKSPGIPDKAPIVKKLHEKGIKVISEIEFVYPFAKNTSIAITGSNGKTTTTLLAYHLLKQEGLNVGLAGNIGESYAKQVALHPEKMFVLELSSFQLDGNIDYNPHIAVITNISPDHLDRYDYKYENYIASKFRITMNQTEKDYLIYDADDEAIDNWLKNNKTKAQLVPFSLTKKFEIGAYLEDNNITAMINNEQITVPANEIAIEGKHNLKNAMAATLVAQMMRVRKQTIRESLSNFQNAEHRLEKVAKINKVQYINDSKATNVNATYFALESMTAPTVWIVGGVDKGNDYDELMTFVNEKVKAIICLGIDNSKIIDAFSPIVDVIYEAASMNEAVRLAANVSEEGDTVLLSPACASFDLFTSYEDRGTQFKNEVKKL